One Herpetosiphonaceae bacterium genomic window carries:
- a CDS encoding methyltransferase: MTNQEIAPEQGQASQALFGIVASAWSTRVLQVGAELGIADLLKDGPKTLAELAEATETHGPALSRLMRALVALGIFTEQEPGTYGMTDLSWHLCRDYPGSLRNFIVFFGLDWSWSLWSELPYAIKTGKSAMRHVHGMNVWEYIDAHPEHLNLFNKGMNEFSTIINPSIIEAYDFSGFQSLVDVGGGYGNFLQLLAERNPSFQAILFERPSVIEEAKAIYAQTPLGSQFTLVGGDFLKEV; encoded by the coding sequence ATGACAAACCAAGAGATAGCCCCAGAGCAGGGACAGGCAAGTCAGGCCTTATTTGGCATAGTGGCTAGTGCCTGGTCTACACGAGTACTCCAAGTTGGGGCTGAACTAGGTATTGCTGATTTACTCAAGGATGGACCCAAAACACTCGCAGAGCTTGCGGAGGCGACAGAAACCCATGGCCCTGCACTCTCTCGTCTTATGCGAGCATTGGTTGCGCTAGGGATTTTTACAGAACAAGAGCCGGGCACGTACGGCATGACAGACCTTTCCTGGCATCTCTGTCGAGATTATCCAGGCAGTTTGCGGAATTTTATCGTGTTCTTCGGTTTAGACTGGTCATGGTCACTCTGGTCCGAACTCCCCTACGCCATAAAAACCGGAAAGTCGGCAATGAGGCACGTCCATGGCATGAATGTCTGGGAATACATCGACGCGCATCCCGAGCATTTGAACCTGTTTAATAAGGGGATGAACGAATTCTCCACCATTATCAATCCCTCGATCATCGAAGCATATGACTTCTCCGGATTTCAATCGCTCGTCGATGTTGGCGGAGGATATGGCAACTTCCTCCAATTATTGGCAGAGCGCAACCCATCCTTCCAAGCCATCCTTTTCGAGCGCCCATCAGTAATAGAAGAGGCAAAAGCGATTTATGCTCAGACGCCGCTGGGTTCACAGTTCACATTGGTGGGAGGCGATTTTCTCAAGGAAGTG